In the genome of Sardina pilchardus chromosome 14, fSarPil1.1, whole genome shotgun sequence, one region contains:
- the LOC134101036 gene encoding uncharacterized protein LOC134101036 yields MSTLMHKLRTGFHRDFANGPITMVFEGQPDHLVPANSSVMVESELFLMVGRMLGHCFLYGGPGFPGLSPAIRHVLCGGSMDTVQVTYEDCPNLDIRDTIQLLAENSELVGAQRDSVVRLCMAWDLPPPTQSNRAWLHDKMLMHAVLGRSDRQVKQLQKGLKETGIWPLLSSREDVVKLLFPCEKEAEITPQMILSNIRWPPLSPDSEDDDYDLSVDAIARVTTYFKNFIGQASSEQLKELLRFWVGWEVPPQKLILRVDGGRFPRALTCSETLRLPEHYTTYKEFESDLVAAVSTCDTGFGLV; encoded by the exons ATGTCAACACTGATGCATAAGCTGAGAACTGGTTTTCATCGTGATTTCG CAAACGGTCCAATCACAATGGTTTTCGAGGGTCAGCCAGATCACTTGGTGCCTGCCAACTCTTCTGTGATGGTGGAGAGTGAGCTCTTCCTCATGGTAGGCCGAATGTTGGGACATTGCTTTTTGTATGGCGGCCCTGGTTTCCCTGGTCTGAGCCCAGCCATTAGACATGTCCTGTGTGGTGGCTCTATGGACACTGTCCAAGTCACATACGAAGACTGTCCTAATTTGGACATCCGTGATACCATCCAGCTG TTGGCAGAAAATTCAGAACTCGTAGGTGCACAGCGTGACAGTGTTGTCCGTCTTTGCATGGCGTGGGACTTGCCGCCTCCAACTCAATCCAACAGGGCATGGCTTCATGACAAGATGCTCATGCATGCG gttCTGGGGCGATCTGATAGACAAGTGAAGCAACTACAGAAGGGACTGAAGGAGACTGGCATCTGGCCTCTTCTATCCAGCAGAGAGGATGTGGTCAAGTTACTTTTCCCTTGTGAGAAAGAGGCTGAGATCACACCTCAG ATGATACTTTCAAACATTAGATGGCCTCCACTCAGTCCAGATTCTGAAGATGACGACTATGACCTCTCGGTTGATGCCATTGCACGGGTCACGACTTACTTCAAGAACTTCATTGGACAAG CCTCTTCGGAGCAGCTGAAGGAGCTGCTGCGTTTCTGGGTGGGCTGGGAAGTTCCTCCCCAGAAGCTGATCCTGCGGGTGGACGGGGGCCGTTTCCCCCGGGCCTTGACATGCAGTGAGACTCTAAGGCTGCCTGAGCACTACACCACCTACAAAGAGTTTGAGTCTGACTTGGTTGCTGCAGTTAGTACCTGTGACACAGGGTTTGGTCTAGTGTAA